Proteins encoded together in one Nymphalis io chromosome 24, ilAglIoxx1.1, whole genome shotgun sequence window:
- the LOC126777989 gene encoding trypsin 3A1-like, whose protein sequence is MNPRREDMRQQMFVLAVLLNMFVLSTADNDTVYSGLLTPGCVQHYHRIYVTKQVPARNYMYYHEVLAGQQLESDVIKSVDFRWRIVGGTKIPIEDAPYQVLHGKYCGAALIAPEWVITAAHCNPKETHVYAGSTHRSKTKGYLICAHFLHPLWNITSKIHSHDFDYQLVLLETPIPVNSFSRPIAIGTVADIQPGVMVSISGWGHLAYKKSKMQDLLQRIYVPIIGSDVCKAIAHESYNALTPRMFCAGYIDGSKDSCQGDSGGPVVANGKLIGLVSFGIGCATPNKPGVYANVPYVRQWIRKITGLPL, encoded by the exons ATGAATCCGCGGAGGGAAGACATGCGTCAACAGATGTTTGTGTTAGCTGTGTTATTAAATATGTTCGTATTGTCTACTGCGGATAATG ATACTGTATACAGTGGACTGCTAACACCTGGATGCGTGCAGCACTATCACAGGATATACGTGACGAAGCAAGTTCCTGCTCGGAATTATATGTACTATCATGAAGTCCTTGCTGGACAGCAACTCGAGAGTGATGTCATAAAGTCCGTAGAC TTTCGCTGGAGGATAGTGGGTGGCACAAAGATACCCATCGAAGATGCGCCGTACCAAGTTTTGCACGGCAAGTATTGCGGTGCAGCGCTCATAGCACCAGAATGGGTCATTACTGCTGCTCATTGtaa TCCTAAGGAAACACATGTGTACGCTGGTTCCACACATCGAAGTAAAACAAAAGGGTATCTGATTTGTGCACATTTCCTACATCCTTTATGGAACATTACCAGTAAAATACATAGTCATGACTTCGACTACCAGTTGGTTCTGTTAGAAACTCCAATACCTGTGAATTCATTTTCGAGGCCCATTGCGATCGGAACTGTAGCAGACATTCAACCAGGCGTCATGGTCTCAATAAGTGGATGGGGTCATTTGGCATATAAA AAAAGCAAAATGCAAGATCTGCTCCAACGAATATATGTGCCCATAATAGGAAGCGATGTGTGTAAAGCTATTGCTCATGAATCCTACAATGCTTTGACGCCGAGAATGttctgcgcaggatatattgaCGGGTCTAAAGATTCTTGTcag GGGGACTCAGGCGGGCCAGTTGTTGCGAACGGTAAACTAATAGGTCTAGTATCATTTGGGATAGGATGTGCAACTCCAAATAAACCAGGTGTCTATGCTAACGTGCCGTATGTCAGACAATGGATAAGAAAAATAACCGGTTTACCTTTATAA